The DNA region CTGTAAGGTGGTGTGGGCAATGCCATACTTTCTACGAAGAATACGGTTAACATTATGAATGATTTTATTGCTCGTGCTCAGAGAACAGTCATCAACAACCAGATGAGCTGCAAGGCAATACTTCTTAGACGTTAATTCCCACACATGAGTGTCGTGAACATCATGCACGTCAGGAACTCGTCGTATCAAATCCTTCCGTAAGGTATCAATATCAATGTGTTGTGGCGTCGATTCCAAAAGGATATTGGAAGATTCACGTACCAGATTAACTCCCCAGAGAACAATAACACCTGCGATGAGAATACTTACCACGGCATCTAATTGGTACCATCCAGTCCACCAAATAACAATAGCTGCTACAATAACACCGGCAGAAGAGAAAAGATCACTAAGCATATGGACAAAAGCGCTGCGAACATTGAGATCATCGGTACTTTTATAGAGCACAAAGGTTGTTATCATATTAACCACTAATCCTAATACAGCAATGACAAGCATAGGTACTATGGCAATTACTTGGGGATTAACAAGACGTTGGAATGCTTCATAGAAGATATAAGAGCTTACGATTAAGACGAAAACACCATTAAACAAGGCTGCAAGGATCTCAAAACGCATATAACCAAATGTTCGTTGCTTGTCAGATGGCCTCTGACCAAGAAAAATAGCAATATAACTAATGCCTAATGCCATCACATGGGTAAACATATGTCCCGCATCGCTCAACAAGGCAAGGCTGTTCGTGAAAACACCACCAATACCTTCCAAAATCATGACTATCGCAGTAATAACTAAGGAAAACAATAATCGTTTCTTGGTATGCTCCTTCTTTGGGTCACTTTTTAGTTTATCCTGGAAGTGATGACCAAAATGGATATGTCCGTTGAGGTGTTTTTTCATACGCTCTGCAAAAATCATAAAAGCTAAAGCCTATAAAAACATTTAGCCTTAGCGGTTATTTATAGTTTATAGCTATACCTTACTCATACCCATAACGTGAGGATCATTCCCATCAACAGTAATGAAAGCAGGTTATAGCCATTGTTGAGAAGGTATAAGCGAAATGATTTTCCTTCCCAAAGGACTACTCCCAAAGTAACGGTTGCCACAAAACCAAACCAAATCCAAAAGCCAGTAAGCATACCATCAACAACCGTAGTTGATTCAGTATACTTGACAAAATGTGCCAAGACATAACTGGTAATCAGGGCACATAAAAATCCAAGAGCGTAGGATTTTTTGGCGCTCTCTTTCATATTTTTTGTGGCTTGTGGAGTAATTCCACTTAATTTCATCCACATCTTACCAAATCCCATTGGGCTGTACCAAAAGGCACCAAGTGCCATACTTGCCACTGCTGCGACAATAACCGCAAGGTAATTAATACTTACTGCTTCTACCATCGTTTATCCCTCCTCATGTTTGCATACATTAATCCATCACATGCATAAATCTATTCTTTATCTCACTTTGTCTCAAAGAGTATCTTGACTTTGATGACCATGCATCACCAGCAAATAGACACAGAGTACAGTGAGTAACATAAAGATACCAAGGGATATACTTATGGTCGGTTGAAGCGTATCAAAGGTTGTTACCTGAGAGGATGGACAACGATCTTCAGGCGCACAGTATGGCGGTAAACAACAATCCTTGGCAATGACATACCCTGTTATGCCTCTTCCCAGGAAAAACAGACCAAAAAGGGCAACAATAAGCAGGGAAATATGTCGTTCTATCCTCATCATTGGCTTTAAAGAGGCTACCTATAAAAAACTTATCATAAACAAATGACATACTCCCAAAATAAATCCAGCTAAAGCTGGGGGTTTCTCACGCAAACCATTTAACTTAATGTATGGTTCGCTCAACGAGAACCCCCTAATGATACAAGCAACCACCTTAATCATGAGGTGGTCGCTATGACTCAAAAACTATATCCGCACTTTAATCCAGAAGTACACAATATCAATTACCACATTATTTGGATTCCAAAGTACAGAAAGCCCGTATTGACTGGAAAGGTTGTTGAAGTTCTAAAAGCAATCATTGAAGGGCAATGCCAAGAAATGAGCATTAATAACCTCGCATTAGAGATTATGCCAGACCATCTGCATTTATTTGTAGGCGCAAAGCCGACAGTAACGCCTTTCAAGATAATCCATAAGTTAAAAGGCAACACTTCAATTCAATTAAGGCGAGTATTTCCAGATTTGAAATACTTGGGATACAAACAGCATTTTGGAAAAGGATTTGATGCTCTCTGGGCAAGAGGTTACTACTGTGGCTCTGCTGGTCATGTATCGCAAGAACAAGTTAAGCGTTACATTCAAGAGCAAATGGGCAAATCTGTTTTTGAGTATGATATTTACGGATGCCCAACACACTTGAAAGGGCAGCTTAAAATCGGCGACTTTGCAAAGATAGATTAACTACTTTGTAGTAGGTTTAAAAACGGAAGATTTATAAACAAAAGCTTATTCCACCCTGATTATATTATTGGAGGCTTAACAAAATGATTAATCATGAAATGGATGTCAATAAAACACAAGTAGGATTATACACTGTTACTTATGCCCTTTCTCAAAGACCTTTGGATGTTCAAGAGTTGGCATTTGCTGCTAAAGGGCTTCATACAATTTCCCCGGCAGAAAAAGGCCTTCTTATGATTGGTGTTGATGATAGCCCATTTACACCTTATAGTAGAACTGACATGGATGTTATTTATGATAAAAGAGCTAAAGACCGAGTTGTTTTAGCCAGAGGCAAGCCAATAAGCCAATTATTCTTATCTGATTTGGTTGATGCGCACAAACACGGCAGAGAGTTTGTTGTTCCAAAAGAAATGAGAGATGATGTTTATGATGCGATCGATACAATGCTGAATAATGGGATGGCATTTGCAACTACGCATGGCACTCATGAGACTCCTGCGAATAGGCTGGGAGAAGAAGGAATTACTAATTTCATGTATAGTGATCCATCTTTGGGGATTAAGGCTGGAGACTTTGGCGCTTGGCTGGCTGAACGAAGAGATGTTCATAATGCCTTTTTTGATAGCCAAGAATATGCTAGACAGTTAGGCCCATATATAAATCGGCTGCGTCTTTTCAGTCCTGGCGGCGACTTCCTTGCCGGGGGCGGTTGCGGCAGGGATCTTTACAGCGGCGATGGTGCTTTCGGGGTGCGTTTTGAAAAAACCGCCGAAGGCGGCGAAAAAAGTTCGCCAAAAAAGTAAGTATTAAATATGCATATTTCTATTGAACTTTTGCCTCGAGACCATATTGAATATGGTTAAGAAGGCCACACGCCCTTTTACTATGGCTTTGGCGACAAAGTTATAAAACCTTCAAATTGAACACGCTCCAATTTGATAAATTACAGCAGGGACACATAACCTGAGGGTTATATGGCTGAACCTGTGGTGGGAACTGAGTAAATGGGCTAGCACTTGGGCTGCGTCTTTTCAGTCCTGACAACGACTTCAATGCCAATGGCAGCAACAGGAATCTTAACAACAACAATGGTGCTTTCGGAATGGTCTTCATTCGAGGCTTACAATTTCCTATGTTATCCTTAAATCTTTATGGAAGATTATGCTCGTATGATAACCTTTTTCTTGCCTACAAAAAAGCTAGAAAGCATAAGACAACTAAAGATTATGTTGTTACATTCGAAAAAGGCCTGAAGGATAATCTTCTTTTGCTTCGTTCTGAATTACTATTTCATTCTTACAAGCCAAAGCCTCTGATAAATTTCATAGTCAGAGATCCAAAGACAAGGAAAATATCAAAGTCAGACTTTAGAGACAGGATAGTACATCATGCTTTATGCAATATTATTGAGCCGATTTTTGAAAAAGGCTTTATCTACGATTCATATGCAAATAGGCTTGGTAAAGGAACGCTTATGGCAGTTGAAAGATTTGACTTCTTCAAGAGAAAGGCGAGCAATAATTATACATTTGATTGCTATGTTCTTAAAGCTGACATTAAAAAATATTTTGAAACAGTCAATCATGAAGTATTGCTTGGAATCATACAAAACAAAATCAACGACAAAAAAGTAATCTGGCTAATAAAGATGATATTAACTGCGGGGGGGGGGGGGGGGGGGGGGGGGGGAAAAATCTAACAAGCCAGTTTTTTGCGAATGTTTATCTGAATGAGCTGGACAAATATGTTAAGCATAATCTTAAAGCAAAATATTACATCAGATATGTGGATGATTTTGTTATCTTTGAATCAGATAAAGAAAAATTGCAATCTTATAAAGAGCAAATTAACAAGTTCTTAAAAAGTAGGTTAAAGCTGGAATTGCACAAAGACAAATCAAAAATATTCAAATCGGGAAAATGCTTTAATTTTCTTGGCTTTAGGGTTTTTTACCATCACAAACTTCTCAAGAAGTCAAATCTAAGAAAGATGAGAAACACATATGCAAGTTTGAAAGAAAAATATAATTCAAAAGAAGGTGTTTATGATGTTTTATACGATTTTTTTGAAGGATGGATTGCTTATGCAAAAAATGCAGATACTTTTAGGCAGAGAAAAAAGATTTTAGCAAAATTTGAACATGATTTTCCTGAGGAGATATCAACGAAAGAAATTAACAGATATCTCAAAATGCAGAAAAAATAGGATTATACCTCTTGCCTAAACACTGGAATGAGGCACGGCATTCATCCCACAAATAAATTTGTGGGTATTCTGCCTACGACTTTATAAAAACCCTAAACTTTAAGTAGGTTATCGTATTCCCTAACATCATATAGGTAATAACGTTCATAACATTCAGGCTACAAGAATAAAAGACATTGGAGAGAAAATGAATACAAAACCTCAGCAAGGAACAAAGACCCTCAACGAAGGATTGGCACAGATGCTGAAAGGCGGTGTCATCATGGATGTGGTTACTGCTGAACATGCCAAGATTGCTGAGGACGCAGGAGCTTGTGCAGTCATGGCATTAGAACGAGTTCCTGCTGATATCCGAGCAGCAGGAGGAGTTGCCAGAATGAGCGATCCGAAGCTCATTAAAGAGATCAAAGCCTCGGTAAGCATTCCGGTCATGGCAAAAGTACGCATTGGTCATTTTGTTGAAGCACAGATCTTGGAGGTATTGGCAGTTGATTTTATTGATGAATCTGAAGTACTTACCCCCGCAGATGAAGAAGCTCATATTGATAAGAGAAAATTCAAGATTCCCTTTGTGTGTGGTGCCCGTAATTTAGGCGAAGCTCTTCGACGGATACATGAGGGAGCTGCCATGATTCGGACAAAAGGAGAGGCCGGTACAGGAAATGTTGTTGAGGCAGTCCGCCATATGAAACGCATTACTGCAGAGATTAAGGAACTACAACGCATGGCTCCCAAGCAGCTTGCGCAAAAAGCAGACGACTACCGTGTACCTCTCGAGCTCATCAAAAAAGTCGTGGAACTTGGCAGACTTCCCGTAGTAAACTTCTCAGCAGGTGGTATTGCGACACCGGCAGATGCAGCCTTAATGATGCAGCTTGGTTGTGATGGAAATTTTGTTGGTTCGGGTATTTTTAAGAGTCAAAATCCTGCAAAAATGGCAAAGGCAATCGTTCTTGCAACCACGCATTACAATAATCCAAAGATACTTGCTGAAATTTCCGAAGGATTAGGACAAGCAATGCGAGGAGATGAAATTCCGACCTTAACAGTCAAAATGGCAGAACGTGGTGTATAACACGAGTAAGGTACGTAACGTCGTGGAGTTGATTGTATGGTAACCGTTGGTATTCTCGCGCTTCAGGGAGCATTTATCGAGCATGAAAAAGTGCTGGTATCATTAGGAGTACGCGCAACAGAAGTAAGGACGTGTGATGATCTTCGGGCCATTGATGCTCTTATTCTTCCTGGAGGGGAAAGTACGGTAATGAGTAAACTCATGAGGCAAAACCGGCTTGATACTGCCATCATTGATCTTTCTCGTAAGGGAATGCCACTCTACGGTGTGTGTGCCGGAGCAATTCTTCTGGCAAAACAAGCTGAAGAGAATACGGTTAAATCCTTGGGATTAATGGATATAACGGTTAAAAGAAATGCCTATGGGAGTCAGATCGATAGCTTTGAGGCAGACGTTTCGTGTAAAGAACTTGGTAATATTCATGGTATTTTCATCAGGGCTCCAATTATTACGGACATTGGAAAAGAGGTTGAGGTTCTGGGAAAATATGATAACCAGATTGTGCTGGCAAAACAGAAAAATATTCTCGTCTCTACCTTTCACCCTGAGTTAAGTAGCACAACAAAAGTCCATGAATTGTTTTTGCGGTTGCTCTCACACCCTTAGTGAGGCAAAACAGATAGGGATAAAGGGGCGATAGTATAAGCGATTATTAGTTCTCATTTGAGAACGAAAGATTTAAATATTCGTTCTATTTAGGACACTTATGCCAAACATACAAGACATTATACGGCTGCTCAATCCTTGGTGGGAGGGTGAAATCATTAGCGAGGAGCTTGCCAAACGCTATAAAAGAAGCTTTTTTGATAAGATACAAGAATATAAGAAATATAAGCAGATAATTATTCTTACAGGATTAAGGAGGGTTGGAAAAACTACTCTTATCTATCAGACAATAAAGAGCCTGCTTAGCGAAATTGACCCAAAAAGGATTTTTTATTTTAATTTTGACAAGGAAATTGATGATTTGGTAGAGCTTTTTGAAAATTACAAAGAATTAACAGGGGTAGACTACAAAAAAGAAAAGATTTTTGTTTTTTTTGATGAAATAACCAAATTTAAAAAATGGGCTGGCGAACTGAAATTGATTTATGATTCTAGCCCAAACATAAAATTTTGTGTTTCGTCATCCAGCAGCATCAACCTTGAAGAAGAGGCTGTGAAAAACCTTGCTGGAAGATATTTTCTCATGAATATAACTCCCCTAAGTTTTAAAGAATTTTTAGAATTAACTGGCAAGCAAAAACTGGTTGAGAATCATAGGCTATACGCAAGAGAGATAAAAAAAGAGTTTTTTTCTTACTTATTAAAGAGCTTCCCAGAGACAGTAAGCTGGGATAATGAATTAGTAATCAAGGATTATCTTAAAACAACCATTATAGACAAGATAATCAGATTGGACCTTCCAGAAAGATTTAGTAATATTAACAAAGAATTATTGTCTAAACTCGTAGAATTGTTTTACAAGGAGCCAGGGTTCTACCTTGATTATGATAATCTATCAAAGAATCTAAGGATAAGCAAGAATACCCTCTACAAGCATATTTTCTATCTTGAATTTTGTTATCTGATAAGAATTGTTAAAAATTTTAGGCCAAGCACGTTATCAACGAGTAGAAAGCTACAGAGAGTTTATCCTTACTGGTGGAATCTTGCATATTGCTACGGAGAGAATAACGATAAAATTTTAGAGTCTTTCGTTGTAAGCACTATAAACGGAAAGCATTACTGGAGGTATTTAGAAAAAGAGATAGACTTCTTAAAAATTGAAGGCAGAAACATTCTTCCTATTGAAGTCAAAAATAAGGAAAATGTCGAGGATAGGGATTTGAACGCATTAAAATTATTTATGAAAAAGTATAAAATAAAGAGATCCCTTCTTTTATACCTTGGAGATAAAGAAATAAAGGAATTCGATGATAAAACAATTGAATTTACTTCATTTTGGAGTTGGCTGCTGGCGCAATAATCAAAGGAGCAGGAGAATCAAACTTAACCTCAATTCCTTGCTCTACTAATTTTGCATGTCCTAGACCTAGCAAACGTTGCCCAACAATTCCAGCTTGAGTGTCTGAAGGCAGTCCTGGCGTATTGTTATGGTATTGAGAAAGTACCGTAACATACGAATCATTTGGGCCCCTTAATG from Candidatus Woesearchaeota archaeon includes:
- a CDS encoding cation transporter, whose product is MIFAERMKKHLNGHIHFGHHFQDKLKSDPKKEHTKKRLLFSLVITAIVMILEGIGGVFTNSLALLSDAGHMFTHVMALGISYIAIFLGQRPSDKQRTFGYMRFEILAALFNGVFVLIVSSYIFYEAFQRLVNPQVIAIVPMLVIAVLGLVVNMITTFVLYKSTDDLNVRSAFVHMLSDLFSSAGVIVAAIVIWWTGWYQLDAVVSILIAGVIVLWGVNLVRESSNILLESTPQHIDIDTLRKDLIRRVPDVHDVHDTHVWELTSKKYCLAAHLVVDDCSLSTSNKIIHNVNRILRRKYGIAHTTLQLECVSHFLKK
- a CDS encoding DUF1761 domain-containing protein, with the protein product MVEAVSINYLAVIVAAVASMALGAFWYSPMGFGKMWMKLSGITPQATKNMKESAKKSYALGFLCALITSYVLAHFVKYTESTTVVDGMLTGFWIWFGFVATVTLGVVLWEGKSFRLYLLNNGYNLLSLLLMGMILTLWV
- the tnpA gene encoding IS200/IS605 family transposase, with the translated sequence MTQKLYPHFNPEVHNINYHIIWIPKYRKPVLTGKVVEVLKAIIEGQCQEMSINNLALEIMPDHLHLFVGAKPTVTPFKIIHKLKGNTSIQLRRVFPDLKYLGYKQHFGKGFDALWARGYYCGSAGHVSQEQVKRYIQEQMGKSVFEYDIYGCPTHLKGQLKIGDFAKID
- the pdxS gene encoding pyridoxal 5'-phosphate synthase lyase subunit PdxS — encoded protein: MNTKPQQGTKTLNEGLAQMLKGGVIMDVVTAEHAKIAEDAGACAVMALERVPADIRAAGGVARMSDPKLIKEIKASVSIPVMAKVRIGHFVEAQILEVLAVDFIDESEVLTPADEEAHIDKRKFKIPFVCGARNLGEALRRIHEGAAMIRTKGEAGTGNVVEAVRHMKRITAEIKELQRMAPKQLAQKADDYRVPLELIKKVVELGRLPVVNFSAGGIATPADAALMMQLGCDGNFVGSGIFKSQNPAKMAKAIVLATTHYNNPKILAEISEGLGQAMRGDEIPTLTVKMAERGV
- the pdxT gene encoding pyridoxal 5'-phosphate synthase glutaminase subunit PdxT, producing MVTVGILALQGAFIEHEKVLVSLGVRATEVRTCDDLRAIDALILPGGESTVMSKLMRQNRLDTAIIDLSRKGMPLYGVCAGAILLAKQAEENTVKSLGLMDITVKRNAYGSQIDSFEADVSCKELGNIHGIFIRAPIITDIGKEVEVLGKYDNQIVLAKQKNILVSTFHPELSSTTKVHELFLRLLSHP
- a CDS encoding ATP-binding protein; protein product: MPNIQDIIRLLNPWWEGEIISEELAKRYKRSFFDKIQEYKKYKQIIILTGLRRVGKTTLIYQTIKSLLSEIDPKRIFYFNFDKEIDDLVELFENYKELTGVDYKKEKIFVFFDEITKFKKWAGELKLIYDSSPNIKFCVSSSSSINLEEEAVKNLAGRYFLMNITPLSFKEFLELTGKQKLVENHRLYAREIKKEFFSYLLKSFPETVSWDNELVIKDYLKTTIIDKIIRLDLPERFSNINKELLSKLVELFYKEPGFYLDYDNLSKNLRISKNTLYKHIFYLEFCYLIRIVKNFRPSTLSTSRKLQRVYPYWWNLAYCYGENNDKILESFVVSTINGKHYWRYLEKEIDFLKIEGRNILPIEVKNKENVEDRDLNALKLFMKKYKIKRSLLLYLGDKEIKEFDDKTIEFTSFWSWLLAQ